A genomic window from Sphingobacterium spiritivorum includes:
- the rplQ gene encoding 50S ribosomal protein L17, producing MRHGKKVNHLGRTDSHRKALLANMATSLIKHKRITTTLAKAKALRTYVEPLITKSKDDTTHSRRTVFSYLKDKDAVTILFREISEKVANRPGGYTRIIKMENRLGDNAEMAFIELVDYNEVYGATAATEKKTTRRRGGKKKTEAAEGATEEKTTAKKAAKAEVKADDLTIVEGIGPKIAEILVGAGIDTFAKLASAEVSKIEELLAEAGSNYNTAVPTTWPEQAQLAADGKFEELEKLKAELDGGKKAE from the coding sequence ATGAGACACGGAAAAAAAGTAAATCACTTAGGCCGCACTGATAGCCATAGAAAAGCGTTATTAGCAAACATGGCTACATCATTGATCAAACACAAACGTATTACTACTACTTTGGCTAAAGCTAAAGCATTACGTACTTATGTTGAGCCTTTGATCACAAAATCAAAAGACGATACAACTCACTCACGTCGTACAGTTTTCTCTTACCTGAAAGATAAAGATGCTGTCACTATCTTATTCCGTGAGATCTCTGAGAAAGTAGCAAATCGTCCGGGTGGTTACACACGTATCATCAAAATGGAAAATCGTCTGGGTGATAATGCTGAAATGGCATTCATCGAGTTGGTAGACTATAACGAAGTATACGGAGCAACAGCTGCTACGGAAAAGAAAACTACTCGTCGTCGTGGTGGTAAGAAAAAAACTGAAGCTGCAGAAGGAGCTACTGAAGAAAAAACAACAGCGAAAAAAGCTGCAAAAGCAGAAGTTAAAGCTGATGATTTGACTATCGTAGAAGGTATCGGTCCTAAGATCGCTGAGATCTTGGTGGGTGCAGGTATCGACACATTTGCAAAATTAGCTTCAGCAGAAGTTTCTAAAATCGAAGAATTACTAGCTGAGGCTGGGTCGAACTACAACACTGCAGTTCCTACTACATGGCCTGAGCAAGCACAATTAGCTGCTGATGGTAAATTCGAAGAATTGGAAAAACTTAAAGCAGAATTAGACGGCGGCAAGAAAGCTGAATAA
- a CDS encoding DNA-directed RNA polymerase subunit alpha: MAILAFQRPDKVIMQKSTDFDGTFEFRPLEPGFGVTIGNALRRILLSSLEGYAITSIRFSGVSHEFSTIKGVVEDVTEIILNLKQVRFKKTGEQGDSEKIFVVINGQEQFLAGDITKFSNNFTVLNPDFVVCNMDSSVTIEVELSVAKGRGYVNAEENKVTDGPVGLIAIDSIFTPIKNVKYTIENYRVEQKTDYEKLLLDITTDGSIHPEDALKEAAKILIQHFMLFSDENMLLESQTKEETKVVDEEILHMRKILKTELVDLDLSVRALNCLKAADIRTLAELVTYDVADMLKFRNFGKKSLSEIQELVKSKGLSFGMNLSKFKLDEE, translated from the coding sequence ATGGCAATTTTAGCATTTCAAAGACCGGATAAAGTTATCATGCAAAAATCTACTGATTTTGATGGTACGTTCGAATTTCGTCCATTAGAACCAGGATTTGGCGTGACAATTGGTAATGCTTTGCGCCGTATTTTATTGTCCTCATTAGAAGGATATGCAATTACGTCGATAAGGTTTTCAGGAGTTTCTCATGAATTTTCTACTATTAAAGGTGTAGTAGAAGATGTAACTGAGATTATCTTGAACTTGAAGCAGGTTCGTTTCAAAAAGACTGGTGAACAAGGTGATAGCGAAAAAATATTTGTAGTAATCAATGGGCAAGAGCAATTCTTAGCCGGTGATATCACTAAATTCTCTAACAATTTTACAGTTCTTAATCCTGATTTTGTTGTTTGCAACATGGATAGCTCTGTTACTATTGAAGTTGAATTGAGCGTTGCTAAGGGACGTGGATATGTTAATGCTGAGGAGAATAAAGTAACGGACGGACCAGTAGGTCTGATCGCGATCGACTCTATCTTTACTCCGATTAAGAATGTTAAATATACCATTGAGAACTACCGTGTAGAACAAAAAACTGACTACGAGAAATTGTTGTTAGACATCACTACTGATGGTTCTATCCACCCAGAGGATGCTTTGAAAGAAGCAGCTAAGATTTTGATCCAACACTTCATGTTATTCTCTGATGAGAATATGCTATTGGAATCTCAAACAAAAGAAGAGACTAAAGTAGTAGACGAAGAAATCTTACATATGCGTAAGATTCTTAAAACTGAATTAGTAGATCTTGATCTTTCAGTTCGTGCATTGAACTGTCTTAAAGCTGCTGACATTCGCACATTGGCAGAGTTGGTTACATACGACGTTGCTGATATGTTGAAATTCAGAAACTTTGGTAAGAAATCTTTAAGCGAAATCCAGGAATTGGTAAAATCGAAAGGTTTATCATTCGGAATGAACTTGTCTAAATTCAAGTTAGACGAAGAATAA
- the rpsD gene encoding 30S ribosomal protein S4 yields the protein MARYTGPKSKIARKFREPIFGPDKALEKKNYPPGQHGPSKRRGKQSEYAIQLLEKQKAKYTYGVLERQFSNLFVKAAAKQGITGENFLKLLEARLDNTVYRLGIAPTRAAARQLVSHKHITVNGGVVNIPSYSLRPGDVIAVRERSQSLEAVTTSVEGRKINKFAWLEWNANEFKGTFLSYPERTDIPENIKENLIVELYSK from the coding sequence ATGGCTAGATATACAGGACCTAAGTCCAAAATTGCCCGTAAATTCAGAGAGCCGATCTTCGGCCCAGATAAAGCGCTAGAAAAGAAAAATTATCCTCCAGGCCAACACGGTCCATCAAAGCGCAGAGGAAAACAATCTGAATATGCTATTCAGTTGTTAGAAAAACAAAAAGCAAAATACACTTACGGTGTATTAGAGCGTCAGTTTTCAAACTTATTCGTGAAAGCTGCAGCTAAACAAGGTATTACAGGTGAGAACTTCTTGAAATTGTTAGAAGCTCGTTTAGATAACACTGTATACCGTTTAGGTATTGCACCTACTCGTGCTGCTGCCCGTCAGTTAGTATCTCACAAGCATATCACTGTAAACGGTGGTGTTGTTAATATTCCTTCATACAGTCTGCGTCCGGGTGACGTAATCGCTGTACGTGAGCGTTCACAGTCTCTAGAAGCTGTAACTACTTCTGTTGAAGGAAGAAAGATTAACAAGTTTGCTTGGTTAGAGTGGAATGCAAATGAATTCAAAGGTACTTTCTTAAGTTACCCTGAAAGAACTGATATTCCAGAGAACATCAAAGAGAACTTAATCGTAGAGTTATACTCTAAATAA
- the rpsK gene encoding 30S ribosomal protein S11, whose translation MAKTKKATKKRIVVIEPVGQAHINATFNNIIVTLTNNQGQTISWSSAGKMGFRGSKKNTPYAASQAASDCGKVAHDLGLRKVEVFVKGPGAGRESAIRTLQTVGIDVTTIKDITPLPHNGCRPPKRRRV comes from the coding sequence ATGGCTAAAACTAAAAAAGCTACAAAAAAACGTATCGTTGTTATTGAGCCTGTTGGTCAAGCTCACATTAACGCAACGTTCAACAATATCATTGTAACTTTGACAAACAACCAAGGTCAGACTATTTCTTGGTCAAGTGCTGGTAAGATGGGCTTCAGAGGTTCTAAAAAGAATACTCCGTATGCAGCTTCTCAAGCAGCTTCTGACTGTGGTAAAGTTGCGCATGACCTGGGATTGCGTAAAGTTGAAGTATTCGTTAAAGGACCTGGTGCAGGACGTGAGTCAGCAATCAGAACATTACAAACTGTAGGAATCGATGTGACTACTATCAAAGATATCACTCCACTTCCACACAACGGTTGTCGTCCTCCAAAACGTAGAAGAGTTTAA
- the rpsM gene encoding 30S ribosomal protein S13: MARIAGIDLPKNKRGVIGLTYIFGIGRQTAAYILDKAGISEDVKVQDWNDDQLAAIRTIINDELKVEGALRSEVQLNIKRLMDIGCYRGLRHRKHLPVRGQRTKNNTRTRKGKRKTVANKKKATK, translated from the coding sequence ATGGCAAGGATAGCAGGTATAGATTTACCTAAAAACAAAAGAGGTGTGATCGGCCTTACTTATATTTTCGGTATTGGTCGCCAAACAGCGGCTTATATCTTAGATAAGGCAGGAATCAGTGAGGACGTTAAAGTTCAGGACTGGAATGACGATCAATTGGCAGCAATCCGTACAATCATCAATGATGAATTGAAGGTTGAAGGTGCTTTACGTTCAGAAGTTCAATTGAACATCAAACGTCTGATGGATATCGGTTGTTACCGTGGATTACGTCACCGTAAACATTTACCTGTTCGTGGTCAACGTACTAAAAACAACACCCGTACCCGTAAAGGTAAACGTAAGACAGTTGCAAACAAGAAAAAAGCTACTAAATAA
- the rpmJ gene encoding 50S ribosomal protein L36, which produces MKVRASIKKRSADCKIIRRKGKVFVINKKNPKYKQRQG; this is translated from the coding sequence ATGAAAGTAAGAGCATCAATAAAAAAACGCAGCGCGGATTGCAAAATCATCCGTCGTAAAGGAAAAGTTTTTGTAATTAACAAAAAGAACCCTAAGTACAAGCAACGTCAAGGGTAA
- the infA gene encoding translation initiation factor IF-1: MAKQASIEQDGIIREALSNAMFRVELENGHEIIAHISGKMRMHYIKILPGDKVKLEMSPYDLTKGRITYRYK; this comes from the coding sequence ATGGCTAAACAAGCCTCAATAGAACAAGATGGAATAATTAGAGAGGCACTTTCTAATGCAATGTTCAGGGTAGAGTTGGAAAATGGGCATGAGATTATTGCTCACATTTCTGGTAAAATGCGTATGCATTATATCAAAATTCTTCCTGGAGATAAAGTAAAATTAGAAATGTCTCCTTACGATTTAACTAAAGGACGTATTACTTACCGTTACAAATAG
- the map gene encoding type I methionyl aminopeptidase: MSKVYYKSEDEIEQVRKSADVLSQLLGEVAKVIKPGITTLSLDKLAYDFIHDNGGTPAFLNYHGFPYSLCISVNDQIVHGFPSEYVIKDGDLVSVDGGVNLNGFISDSAYTFGVGEISAEAQQLLDVTKESLNRGVAQAVAGKRVGDISSAIQEYVAPYNYGIVKELVGHGVGFHLHEKPEVPNYGKRGSGPKLEQGLVICIEPMINAGKAGVKFWDDGWTVSTVDGKLSAHFEQMVAIRKGEPDVLLTFEHVEKVLNKK, from the coding sequence ATGTCTAAAGTATATTACAAATCAGAGGATGAAATAGAGCAGGTGCGAAAATCAGCAGATGTGCTGTCGCAGTTGCTTGGTGAAGTGGCCAAGGTTATCAAACCTGGTATCACCACCCTGTCTCTTGATAAATTAGCTTATGATTTTATCCATGATAATGGCGGAACGCCAGCGTTTCTCAATTATCATGGATTCCCATACTCACTTTGTATTTCTGTTAACGATCAGATAGTTCATGGGTTCCCGAGTGAGTATGTCATAAAAGACGGTGATTTGGTTTCTGTGGACGGAGGTGTTAACCTTAATGGTTTTATCAGTGACTCCGCTTATACTTTCGGAGTAGGTGAGATCAGTGCAGAAGCACAACAGCTGTTGGATGTGACAAAAGAATCATTGAATCGCGGAGTTGCACAGGCAGTGGCGGGAAAACGAGTAGGAGATATCTCTTCAGCAATTCAGGAATATGTCGCTCCTTATAACTATGGTATTGTCAAAGAACTGGTAGGTCATGGTGTGGGTTTCCACTTACATGAAAAACCTGAAGTGCCAAACTATGGTAAAAGAGGATCCGGACCTAAATTGGAACAAGGATTGGTCATTTGTATCGAGCCGATGATCAATGCAGGAAAAGCCGGAGTGAAATTCTGGGATGATGGCTGGACAGTGAGTACTGTCGACGGAAAGTTATCCGCACACTTTGAACAGATGGTCGCAATTCGTAAGGGAGAACCTGATGTATTGTTAACATTTGAACACGTAGAGAAAGTTTTGAACAAAAAGTAA
- the secY gene encoding preprotein translocase subunit SecY, translating into MKKLITTLTNIWKIEDLRNRILNTLLFLLIYRVGCHIVLPGVNPAALASGHKEGLLGLLDMFAGGSFSRSAIFALGVMPYISASIVVQLLGIAVPYFQKMQKEGESGRKKMNQITRYLTLAITLVQAVAYVKTQIEPGARIIADPMFTILSTFVLTAGTLFVMWLGEKITDKGIGNGISLIIMAGIIAQLPSGITAEWVTRMSPNGGGPIPLLLEFLALFFVVIFTILIVQGVRKIPVQYAKKIVGNKQVGGVRQYIPLKVNAAGVMPIIFAQAIMFVPMSLSQFFPGMQSDFLTSLSNYTSVAYNVTFAVLIIAFTFFYTAIMVNPQQMSEDMKKNGGFIPGIKPGYDTNLYIDRVISNITFPGAVFLAIIAILPAIASLFGINNQFAHFYGGTSLLILVGVVLDTLQQIESHLLMRHYDGLMKTGRIKGRSTSATVEGIDQSAI; encoded by the coding sequence ATGAAGAAACTAATCACAACCTTAACCAATATTTGGAAAATTGAAGATCTGCGCAATCGTATTCTTAATACATTGCTTTTTCTTCTGATTTACCGTGTTGGATGTCATATAGTATTACCAGGAGTTAACCCTGCTGCTTTAGCTTCAGGCCACAAAGAAGGCCTTTTAGGGTTGTTGGATATGTTTGCGGGAGGATCATTCTCCCGTTCAGCTATTTTTGCTCTCGGAGTAATGCCTTATATCTCGGCATCCATCGTTGTCCAGTTACTGGGCATTGCGGTACCTTATTTCCAGAAAATGCAAAAGGAAGGAGAGTCTGGTCGTAAAAAAATGAACCAGATTACTCGTTATCTGACATTGGCAATCACACTTGTTCAGGCTGTCGCTTACGTGAAAACGCAAATCGAACCAGGTGCAAGAATAATTGCTGATCCGATGTTTACGATCCTTTCTACTTTTGTTTTGACTGCAGGTACTTTATTCGTGATGTGGCTCGGGGAGAAAATTACGGATAAGGGTATCGGTAATGGTATCTCATTGATTATCATGGCAGGTATTATTGCACAATTACCAAGTGGTATTACAGCAGAATGGGTAACGCGTATGAGCCCTAACGGTGGTGGACCTATTCCATTGTTGTTGGAGTTCCTTGCTTTATTCTTTGTTGTTATATTTACCATTTTGATTGTTCAGGGTGTTCGTAAGATACCTGTACAGTATGCTAAGAAAATCGTAGGTAACAAGCAAGTAGGTGGTGTAAGACAGTACATTCCTTTGAAAGTGAATGCTGCTGGTGTAATGCCAATCATTTTCGCTCAGGCGATCATGTTTGTGCCTATGTCATTAAGCCAGTTTTTCCCTGGTATGCAATCTGACTTTTTAACTTCATTAAGTAACTATACTTCTGTAGCGTACAATGTGACCTTTGCAGTGTTGATCATTGCATTTACATTCTTCTATACAGCTATCATGGTTAACCCTCAGCAAATGTCTGAGGATATGAAGAAAAACGGAGGTTTCATTCCCGGAATCAAACCTGGATATGATACGAACCTGTATATCGACAGAGTGATCTCTAATATCACTTTCCCGGGGGCAGTGTTTCTTGCTATCATTGCAATATTGCCGGCAATTGCGAGTTTATTTGGAATCAATAATCAATTTGCCCACTTCTATGGAGGTACGTCATTGTTGATTTTGGTTGGTGTGGTATTGGATACTTTGCAACAGATCGAAAGCCATTTATTGATGCGTCATTATGACGGATTGATGAAAACAGGCCGTATCAAAGGACGTTCTACGTCTGCGACGGTTGAAGGTATTGATCAGTCAGCAATATAA
- the rplO gene encoding 50S ribosomal protein L15, producing MNLSNLRPAKGSVKSSKRIGRGTGSGRGGTSTRGHKGAGSRSGHSTKIGFEGGQMPLQRRVPKFGFKNINRVEYNGVNLDAVQALIEKFNLTTVDFEALVAHGLASKNDKVKILGRGELTAKVEVKAHAFSATAQKAIEAAGGSIVKL from the coding sequence ATGAACTTAAGTAATTTAAGACCAGCAAAGGGTTCAGTAAAGAGTAGCAAACGTATCGGTCGTGGTACAGGATCAGGCCGTGGTGGTACATCTACACGTGGTCACAAAGGAGCGGGTTCCCGTTCTGGTCACAGTACTAAAATCGGTTTCGAAGGTGGTCAAATGCCTTTGCAACGTCGTGTTCCTAAATTTGGTTTCAAAAACATCAACCGCGTAGAGTACAATGGTGTAAACCTTGACGCTGTACAGGCTCTGATTGAGAAATTCAATTTGACAACTGTAGACTTTGAAGCATTAGTAGCTCACGGTTTAGCATCTAAAAATGATAAAGTAAAAATTTTAGGTCGTGGTGAGTTAACAGCTAAAGTTGAAGTTAAAGCACACGCTTTCTCCGCTACTGCTCAAAAAGCTATTGAAGCAGCTGGTGGTTCTATCGTTAAACTTTAA
- the rpmD gene encoding 50S ribosomal protein L30 has translation MAKIKITQIKSVIDRSERQKKTIEALGLKRINHSVEVEATPSIIGMVRKVNHLVAIEAI, from the coding sequence ATGGCAAAAATCAAAATCACCCAGATAAAGAGCGTTATCGACAGAAGCGAGCGCCAAAAGAAAACTATTGAGGCATTAGGTTTGAAACGTATCAACCACTCAGTAGAAGTAGAAGCTACACCATCCATCATCGGAATGGTAAGAAAAGTGAATCACTTAGTAGCTATCGAAGCAATTTAA
- the rpsE gene encoding 30S ribosomal protein S5, with product MALSNIKRVKSSEIELKDRLVSIQRVAKVTKGGRTFSFSAIVVVGDENGIVGYGLGKAKEVTEAITKGIDDAKKNLVKVPIIKGTVPHPQYGKYSGGSVLIKPAVHGTGVLAGGAMRAVLESAGITDVLAKSLGSSNPHNVVKATVDALANMRDAYTVAQHRGVDLNKVFNG from the coding sequence ATGGCATTAAGCAATATAAAAAGAGTAAAATCAAGCGAGATTGAACTAAAAGATCGCTTAGTAAGTATCCAACGTGTAGCAAAAGTTACTAAAGGTGGTCGTACTTTTAGTTTCTCAGCTATCGTAGTAGTTGGTGATGAAAATGGTATCGTAGGATACGGACTTGGTAAAGCTAAAGAGGTAACTGAAGCAATTACTAAAGGTATCGACGACGCTAAAAAGAACTTGGTAAAAGTTCCAATCATCAAAGGTACTGTACCTCACCCTCAGTATGGTAAATACTCAGGTGGTTCAGTATTGATCAAACCAGCAGTTCACGGTACAGGAGTACTAGCCGGTGGTGCAATGCGTGCAGTATTGGAGAGTGCGGGTATCACAGACGTATTGGCAAAATCATTAGGTTCTTCTAACCCGCATAACGTGGTAAAAGCAACTGTTGACGCTTTGGCTAATATGCGTGACGCTTATACAGTGGCACAGCACCGCGGTGTCGATTTAAACAAAGTATTTAACGGTTAA
- the rplR gene encoding 50S ribosomal protein L18, which yields MAGHKSSRRERIKKGIRKHLAGSAERPRLSVFRSNKGIYAQIIDDVAGVTLVSASSVSKDFAASGNKVDQSKAVGKLVAEKAVAAGINKVVFDRNGYLYHGRIKSLAEGAREGGLDF from the coding sequence ATGGCAGGACATAAATCAAGTCGCAGAGAGCGAATCAAAAAAGGAATCAGAAAACACCTTGCTGGATCAGCTGAGCGTCCACGCTTATCAGTTTTTAGAAGTAACAAAGGTATCTATGCTCAAATCATCGATGACGTAGCAGGCGTAACACTAGTTTCAGCTTCAAGCGTATCTAAAGATTTCGCAGCATCAGGTAACAAAGTAGATCAATCTAAAGCTGTTGGTAAATTGGTGGCTGAAAAAGCAGTCGCAGCAGGTATTAATAAAGTAGTTTTTGACCGTAATGGGTACTTATACCATGGCCGTATCAAATCTTTGGCTGAAGGTGCTCGCGAAGGCGGTTTAGACTTTTAA
- the rplF gene encoding 50S ribosomal protein L6 — MSRIGKAPVAIPAGVTVAVSDKNLVTVKGPKGELTQQIDRDIKVAQEDGNIVVTRPTDQKKHKALHGLYRSLLNNMVIGVTEGYKTTQELVGVGYRASSNGNTLELTLGFSHQIVFVLPQEIKVSTTAEKGKNPTITLESIDKQLIGQVAAKIRSFRAPEPYKGKGIKFEGEVLRRKAGKSAKK, encoded by the coding sequence ATGTCAAGAATTGGAAAAGCGCCAGTCGCTATACCTGCTGGAGTAACTGTTGCGGTGTCTGACAAAAACTTAGTTACCGTAAAAGGCCCAAAAGGTGAATTAACACAACAAATTGATCGTGACATTAAAGTTGCTCAGGAAGATGGTAACATCGTAGTAACTCGTCCAACAGATCAGAAAAAACACAAAGCATTACACGGATTGTACCGTTCTTTATTGAACAACATGGTAATCGGTGTTACAGAAGGTTACAAAACTACACAAGAGTTAGTCGGTGTGGGTTACCGTGCTTCAAGTAATGGTAATACATTAGAGTTAACATTAGGTTTCTCTCACCAGATCGTTTTTGTATTGCCACAGGAAATTAAAGTATCAACTACTGCTGAGAAAGGTAAAAACCCTACTATCACATTAGAATCTATCGACAAACAACTGATCGGTCAAGTTGCAGCGAAAATCCGTAGCTTCCGTGCACCAGAGCCATACAAAGGTAAAGGTATCAAGTTTGAAGGTGAAGTTTTAAGAAGAAAAGCAGGTAAATCAGCTAAAAAATAA
- the rpsH gene encoding 30S ribosomal protein S8, translating into MNTDPIADYLTRVRNAIKANHRVVEIPASNLKKEITKVLFDKGYIANYKFEDSAVQGTIKIALKYNPISKIPAIRTLTRVSKPGLRKYASVDNLPRVLNGLGIAILSTSKGVMTDKEARVQNVGGEVLCYVY; encoded by the coding sequence ATGAATACAGATCCAATAGCGGATTACCTTACACGAGTAAGGAATGCCATCAAGGCCAACCACAGGGTTGTTGAAATTCCTGCATCGAACCTTAAGAAAGAAATTACAAAAGTTCTTTTCGACAAAGGTTACATTGCTAACTACAAATTCGAAGACAGTGCAGTTCAGGGAACAATCAAAATTGCATTGAAGTACAATCCAATTAGCAAAATTCCGGCTATTCGCACATTGACTCGTGTGAGTAAACCTGGTTTAAGAAAGTATGCAAGTGTTGACAACTTACCTCGTGTTTTGAACGGACTGGGTATCGCGATCTTATCTACTTCTAAAGGAGTAATGACAGATAAAGAAGCCCGTGTTCAGAATGTTGGCGGAGAAGTTTTATGTTACGTTTATTAA
- the rpsN gene encoding 30S ribosomal protein S14: MAKEGLKAREVKRAKLVAKYADKRAALKAAGDYEALDKLPKNASPVRLHNRCKLTGRPKGYMRQFGISRVTFREMALDGKIPGVKKASW; encoded by the coding sequence ATGGCTAAAGAAGGATTAAAAGCACGCGAAGTAAAACGTGCAAAATTGGTAGCAAAATATGCTGATAAACGTGCTGCCCTTAAAGCAGCCGGAGATTACGAAGCATTAGATAAATTGCCAAAGAATGCTTCTCCGGTACGTTTACACAACCGTTGTAAACTAACTGGACGTCCTAAAGGATATATGCGTCAATTCGGTATCTCTCGTGTAACTTTCCGTGAGATGGCTTTAGACGGAAAAATCCCGGGAGTAAAAAAAGCTTCTTGGTAA
- the rplE gene encoding 50S ribosomal protein L5: MTYVPRLKVKYADEIRTALKEKFQYKSVMQVPKLEKIVISQGIGGATADKKLIDNAIAELTLISGQQAVATKSKKDISNFKLRKGMPIGARVTLRDNNMFEFLDRLIAVSLPRIRDFRGINDKGFDGRGNYNLGITEQIIFPEINIDRINKIQGMDITFVTSANTDVEALELLKQFGLPFKNQNTNNNG, from the coding sequence ATGACTTACGTACCAAGATTAAAAGTGAAATATGCGGATGAGATCCGTACTGCACTTAAAGAAAAATTTCAGTATAAAAGCGTTATGCAAGTTCCTAAACTTGAAAAAATCGTTATCTCACAAGGTATCGGTGGCGCTACTGCTGACAAAAAGTTAATTGATAATGCTATCGCTGAGTTAACCCTTATTTCAGGTCAACAGGCAGTTGCAACTAAATCGAAGAAAGATATCTCAAACTTCAAATTACGTAAAGGTATGCCTATCGGCGCACGTGTTACTTTACGTGACAACAACATGTTTGAGTTCTTAGATCGTTTGATCGCGGTATCTCTTCCTCGTATCCGTGACTTCCGTGGTATCAATGATAAAGGTTTCGACGGTAGAGGTAACTACAACTTAGGTATCACTGAACAAATCATCTTCCCTGAGATCAATATTGATAGAATCAATAAAATCCAAGGTATGGATATCACATTTGTGACTAGTGCAAATACTGATGTTGAAGCTCTTGAATTGCTTAAACAATTCGGTTTACCATTCAAAAATCAAAATACGAACAACAATGGCTAA
- the rplX gene encoding 50S ribosomal protein L24: MAQKTKTTHKIKIKKGDLVKVIAGNSKGVQGKVLQILVDANRAVVEGANIVKKHTKPSAANPNGGIIEKEAGIHISNLALIDPKTGAPTRVGRKVNEDGKIVRVAKKSGEEIK, translated from the coding sequence ATGGCACAGAAAACAAAAACAACTCACAAAATCAAGATTAAAAAAGGTGATTTAGTGAAAGTTATCGCTGGTAACTCTAAAGGTGTTCAAGGAAAAGTATTACAAATTTTGGTGGATGCTAACAGAGCTGTAGTAGAAGGCGCTAACATCGTTAAAAAACACACTAAACCAAGTGCGGCTAACCCTAATGGTGGTATCATCGAGAAAGAAGCAGGTATTCATATCTCTAACTTAGCGTTGATCGATCCTAAAACCGGAGCACCTACACGTGTAGGCCGTAAGGTTAATGAAGATGGAAAAATTGTTCGTGTAGCAAAAAAATCAGGGGAGGAAATTAAATAA
- the rplN gene encoding 50S ribosomal protein L14, with protein sequence MVQQESRLNVADNSGAKEVLVIRVLGGTRKRYASIGDKIVVTVKSALPSGNVKKGSVSKAVVVRTKKEIRRKDGSYIRFDDNAAVLLNNNDEPRGTRIFGPVARELREKQFMKIVSLAPEVL encoded by the coding sequence ATGGTACAACAGGAATCAAGACTAAATGTAGCGGACAATAGCGGTGCTAAAGAAGTTTTAGTAATTCGTGTATTGGGCGGTACGCGTAAGCGTTATGCATCGATCGGTGATAAAATTGTTGTTACCGTGAAAAGCGCTTTACCTTCAGGAAACGTGAAAAAAGGTTCCGTTTCTAAAGCAGTAGTAGTTAGAACGAAAAAAGAAATTCGTCGTAAAGATGGTTCTTACATCCGTTTTGATGACAACGCTGCAGTATTGTTAAATAATAATGATGAGCCACGTGGAACACGTATCTTTGGCCCGGTTGCCAGAGAATTACGTGAGAAGCAGTTCATGAAAATTGTATCACTAGCACCGGAGGTTTTATAA
- the rpsQ gene encoding 30S ribosomal protein S17, producing the protein MERKLRKTRIGLVVSNKMDKSIVVTVERKVKHPIYGKFVKKTTKFKAHDEENTCGIGDTVLIMETRPLSKTKNWRLVEILERAK; encoded by the coding sequence ATGGAAAGAAAATTAAGAAAAACAAGAATCGGCTTAGTAGTTAGCAATAAGATGGACAAGTCTATCGTAGTGACTGTAGAACGTAAAGTGAAACACCCTATCTACGGTAAGTTCGTTAAAAAAACTACTAAATTTAAGGCTCATGACGAAGAGAATACCTGCGGTATCGGCGATACGGTATTAATCATGGAAACACGTCCATTGAGCAAAACTAAGAATTGGAGATTAGTAGAAATTTTAGAAAGAGCTAAATAA